A single Methylomonas koyamae DNA region contains:
- a CDS encoding Uma2 family endonuclease yields MNTHSPHSTEPAMTLQSSESFMTEAQYLASERVSETKHEYLDGRVLAMAGANHNHSRISANVLGEFRSHLKGRPCEAFMADTKVKAGQNYFYPDVVVDCTNAAGDADFLTSPLLIVEVLSNSTRKIDTTKKLLYYINIPALEEYVLIEQDIVSIIVMRRKRDWRSEYYYLGDHVTFDSIQLTLSVEDIYDRVDNDDLIQFEQAKFDTDHQ; encoded by the coding sequence ATGAACACACACTCTCCACACTCTACGGAACCAGCGATGACGTTACAATCCAGCGAGTCTTTCATGACCGAGGCGCAATACCTCGCGAGCGAGCGCGTGTCCGAAACTAAACACGAATATCTCGATGGCCGGGTTCTGGCCATGGCCGGCGCGAATCACAACCATTCGCGGATTTCAGCCAACGTGCTTGGCGAGTTTCGCAGTCATTTAAAAGGCCGGCCTTGCGAGGCGTTCATGGCCGATACCAAGGTGAAAGCCGGTCAGAACTACTTTTATCCGGATGTCGTAGTGGATTGTACGAATGCGGCCGGCGATGCGGATTTTCTAACGTCGCCCCTGCTGATTGTCGAAGTGCTATCGAATTCGACTCGTAAAATCGATACCACTAAAAAGTTGCTTTACTACATCAATATTCCAGCACTTGAGGAATATGTGCTGATCGAACAGGATATCGTCTCGATCATCGTGATGCGCCGGAAACGCGACTGGCGTTCGGAGTATTATTATCTGGGGGATCACGTCACGTTCGATTCGATTCAACTGACCTTGTCCGTGGAAGATATTTACGATCGCGTGGACAATGACGATCTAATACAATTTGAACAGGCGAAGTTTGATACCGATCATCAATAG